A genomic region of Anopheles coustani chromosome 3, idAnoCousDA_361_x.2, whole genome shotgun sequence contains the following coding sequences:
- the LOC131272176 gene encoding transmembrane protein 185B isoform X2, with the protein MNLQSLFQDFNPSKFVVHCCLFTFTILFCLRLDGYIGAIIWCRFPHYRVEGDSYSHFKAMLISLSLHLILLMFELLACDRLTSGRHLWVLVFIPLIFGSAASVGACVWAVKHDRSFELELFCAVNALQFVFLPLKLDELVSWSWEVVFVPLWIVLCLSLVAVLYSIIFSVILLRTPEVSAQQKKSAFYSAIGNCATVIPVLVFQVLLADKLDKDLDWPFIAVAGPLLVALFTLILLSFNAKGGNKWWFGIRKNFSQFLLGVLPCLQEYGNISYHTESGQTVPLDSTNLHLEEFEKYDKKSKKALTKKSDHLKPVVPIVSIELPD; encoded by the exons ATGAATCTGCAATCCTTATTTCAGGATTTCAATCCCAG CAAATTTGTGGTTCATTGTTGTTTGTTCACATTCACGATATTATTCTGCCTGCGCTTGGATGGATACATTG GGGCTATTATATGGTGTCGCTTCCCTCACTACAG ggtagaaggtgattcgtaTTCACACTTCAAGGCGATGCTGATATCGCTTTCACTGCACCTTATCCTGCTGATGTTTGAACTGCTTGCCTGCGACCGCCTCACCTCCGGTCGGCATCTTTGGGTGCTCGTGTTCATCCCGCTTATATTTGGCAGTGCGGCCAGCGTTGGAGCTTGCGTGTGGGCCGTTAAGCACGATCGATCGTTCGAGCTGGAGCTCTTTTGTGCCGTCAATGCGCtgcagtttgttttcctaCCGCTCAAGCTGGACGAACTAGTTTCGTGGAGCTGGGAAGTCGTTTTCGTGCCACTGTGGATTGTGTTGTGTCTGAGTTTGGTAGCCGTGCTGTATAGCATTATATTTAGTGTCATATTGCTGCGTACACCGGAGGTCTCGGCGCAGCAGAAGAAATCCGCATTCTACTCGGCCATTGGGAACTGCGCCACGGTTATTCCGGTGCTCGTTTTTCAGGTACTGCTAGCGGACAAATTGGATAAAGATCTCGACTGGCCGTTTATTGCCGTGGCTGGTCCACTGCTGGTCGCCTTATTCACCCTGATACTTTTAAGTTTCAACGCAAAAGGTGGAAACAAAT GGTGGTTTGGCATACGTAAAAACTTTAGCCAATTCTTGCTGGGAGTTCTTCCATGCCTACAGGAGTATGGCAACATATCATATCACACAGAGAGCGGTCAAACGGTACCACTGGACAGCACCAACTTGCACCTAGAGGAGTTTGAAAAGTATGacaaaaagagcaaaaaagCACTTACTAAGAAAAGTGATCACTTAAAACCGGTTGTACCGATTGTAAGTATAGAGCTACCTGACTAA
- the LOC131272176 gene encoding transmembrane protein 185B isoform X1, translating into MNLQSLFQDFNPSKFVVHCCLFTFTILFCLRLDGYIDWPYWVVFVPLWIWKSIATLGAIVGAIIWCRFPHYRVEGDSYSHFKAMLISLSLHLILLMFELLACDRLTSGRHLWVLVFIPLIFGSAASVGACVWAVKHDRSFELELFCAVNALQFVFLPLKLDELVSWSWEVVFVPLWIVLCLSLVAVLYSIIFSVILLRTPEVSAQQKKSAFYSAIGNCATVIPVLVFQVLLADKLDKDLDWPFIAVAGPLLVALFTLILLSFNAKGGNKWWFGIRKNFSQFLLGVLPCLQEYGNISYHTESGQTVPLDSTNLHLEEFEKYDKKSKKALTKKSDHLKPVVPIVSIELPD; encoded by the exons ATGAATCTGCAATCCTTATTTCAGGATTTCAATCCCAG CAAATTTGTGGTTCATTGTTGTTTGTTCACATTCACGATATTATTCTGCCTGCGCTTGGATGGATACATTG ATTGGCCGTATTGGGTCGTTTTTGTGCCACTATGGATATGGAAATCAATTGCCACACTCGGTGCTATCGTAGGGGCTATTATATGGTGTCGCTTCCCTCACTACAG ggtagaaggtgattcgtaTTCACACTTCAAGGCGATGCTGATATCGCTTTCACTGCACCTTATCCTGCTGATGTTTGAACTGCTTGCCTGCGACCGCCTCACCTCCGGTCGGCATCTTTGGGTGCTCGTGTTCATCCCGCTTATATTTGGCAGTGCGGCCAGCGTTGGAGCTTGCGTGTGGGCCGTTAAGCACGATCGATCGTTCGAGCTGGAGCTCTTTTGTGCCGTCAATGCGCtgcagtttgttttcctaCCGCTCAAGCTGGACGAACTAGTTTCGTGGAGCTGGGAAGTCGTTTTCGTGCCACTGTGGATTGTGTTGTGTCTGAGTTTGGTAGCCGTGCTGTATAGCATTATATTTAGTGTCATATTGCTGCGTACACCGGAGGTCTCGGCGCAGCAGAAGAAATCCGCATTCTACTCGGCCATTGGGAACTGCGCCACGGTTATTCCGGTGCTCGTTTTTCAGGTACTGCTAGCGGACAAATTGGATAAAGATCTCGACTGGCCGTTTATTGCCGTGGCTGGTCCACTGCTGGTCGCCTTATTCACCCTGATACTTTTAAGTTTCAACGCAAAAGGTGGAAACAAAT GGTGGTTTGGCATACGTAAAAACTTTAGCCAATTCTTGCTGGGAGTTCTTCCATGCCTACAGGAGTATGGCAACATATCATATCACACAGAGAGCGGTCAAACGGTACCACTGGACAGCACCAACTTGCACCTAGAGGAGTTTGAAAAGTATGacaaaaagagcaaaaaagCACTTACTAAGAAAAGTGATCACTTAAAACCGGTTGTACCGATTGTAAGTATAGAGCTACCTGACTAA